In Drosophila suzukii unplaced genomic scaffold, CBGP_Dsuzu_IsoJpt1.0 scf_10, whole genome shotgun sequence, the sequence AACCGCCTGATTTTGATTATGATATTTTACATAAAGTATCTCATGATAAGGGTGGACACTTTGTGACCTGTCGGAAGCAGATTAGGTCGCCGTGTTGAGCTTGGTAGATATGATGCCTCATCTATTCGATCCGCGGGGTGTAGAGTGCCATCTGTCTCTATGTAAGCCGAAAGTCCATTAATTGCACTATCCTTTGACAGCACTTTGTTGTTTAGCTATGACGTAATCTCATTTGCGTATGCCTTTTGCTGCACCAGTCTACATATCTCGATTTCGGCATCAAATAGTTCGTTGGCAGTCAAAAATCCTCTATTGGATACAAGTTTAAGCCAAATTCTTTCTACACGCATTACCCAGACTAAAACACGCTTTAGATTACTGTAAGAAGAGAATGGATGAAAATCTATTACTGAGACTACTGAGACTTGGATTTTAGACAAATCGTACGGCTGACTACAGACCTGATGGAAAAGCTTTACTAATTTGGACAAAGCTTAGGCTCGATGAATCAAAATGTTCGGGGGCTGCGGGCGTTGCTGACGCTGGAGGGCGGCGGTGCCAAGTTTCGGTTTCGGCGTGGCGATGCCGGCTGTAGTGAAGATACACTTGAATGCGCGAGCGCGAAAATCCACGGAAGAAATGAATGCACACGTGGAATAACTGCGGTTGAACAAAAAAGTCAAGGAATCGACTGCGGTTTATTCGTTGGTGACAGTACTAACACTAACTTAAGCCTAAGTAAGCTATGCGGGGAGAAGCGAacagagcgggagagcgagagagtggTGCACTGGGAGAGTGGTGCAATAGGATAGCGGTGTATTGGTGCAGATGCGCTGTATACTATGCCTGTCTTGCATCATATGGAGTTGCCTTGTTAACGACTACCCCACACGCGTAGGTCCGAAGAGAGGGTGAACTTTAAGGGCGGCGTGCGCCTGGTGGCGCTCGATTGGTGCGATCGGGGCGATCGTTTTATTCTGTTAACAATTCAAATCAGCCTCATACATTTCAAACTAACTTAATCTTACCGCAGTGTGCCCTCCTACGATTCACAAGACAATGAAAGGCACAATTTATGGCGGCATCCATTAAACCGATATTAGTAGGCCCGCACTTCAAGGGCCAAGAAATCCATACGAGATCggataaattaacaaatactAGATTTCTCTTACAATACTTAGTCTACCTATCGATTACAATGTTCGACCGTCGACATCCCCGACCCCGTGAAGAACCGCTTCACTCAAATCCAAAACTGCAAGTTTTGAGACGGGCCGCAACATTGTCCGAGATAGGCCATTGTCGTTCACGCGCACAGTAGCGCGTCTGACGACTCCATCAGCTCCGCTGTAGACCTCCTCCACGATTCCCTTGCGCCACTCTCGTCTGGGCAAGGCAGGATCGCAGACGAAGACCATATCGCCCTGGCGGATGGGCTCCGTTCTCCGGCACCACTTCTCGCGGCGCACAAGAGTTGGCAGGTACTCCAGGACACACCTCCTCCACAAACGGTCTCGCAGCATGCGAGCAATCCTCCACTGCTTTCGCGTAGAACCCTCCTTGGGCAGCTCCGCATCCAATCCAGGCGTATTCGGCAGGTTAGCTGCTCCCTTGAGCAGATCATTTGGCGTCAACGGCGCCTCTTGGTCCGCATCCACCGGCAAGTGGGTGAGCGGACGCGAGTTGACTACATTCTCCGCCTCGATCAGGAAACTCTCCAACACATGGTCCCTCGGCGCGACTTCCTTCAGGGTATGGCGCAGCACTCGTTTGACGCACTGCACCATCCGCTCCCATACTCCGCCCTCAGACGGGTTCGATGGGCAATTGAAATCCCATTCAATGCTTCTGCTGGACAACTCACTCTGTATCCTCTCCGTCTCGAACACGTCTCCAAATCGCTTGGCCTCCCTGTCAGCTCCCACGAAGTTCTTGCCGTTATCACTCCGCAGTCTATGTACTGGTCCTCTACGGCAGACGAAGTTCCTGATCGCTGTTATGCAGGAATCCGTCGACAGGTCATGAGCCATCTCCAGATGAATCGCCCTTGTCGTCAAGCATGTGAACAAGGCGACCCAACGCTTCTCTCTGTGACGGGATACAGTCACCAGCAGTGGCCCAAAGTAGTCCAATCCGGTGTACTTGAATGGCCATCCTCCCGCTTCCAGTCGATCCTCTGGTAGGGGTCCCATTATCGGCGGCATCGGCCGCGATCGTTGCAACTTGCACTCGTTGCACGACGAGATTACTTCCTTCAGCACTCGTCTCATCTTCGTGACCCAGAATCTCGTCCGAATCTGAGCAATCGTCGCATCCACGTTTTGATGTTTCATCTGGGCATGAAAGTGTCTCACAATAAAATCCGTAAGACTGTGCCTGTGTGACAGTATTACGGGCCTCCTCGCACTGTACGGCATGCACAGCGCGGCATCAACTCTGCCATAAACTCGCAGAACTCCATGTTCATCCACGTAAGGCGCCAGACCTCGAATCTCACTCGAGCTGGCGACGTCCTTTCCGCCCCGACCTCATCTCGTCGGGGAACGTCTCCAACTGGGCCTGTCTGACTAACAGGTTCTCCGCGGCCTCACACTCCGATGCAGTGAGTCCGTACTCCTCGATCTCGCTTCTCTGCTTGCGACACCAACGCGCAAACCTCAAGACCCATGCTGTGGTCCTCACCAGGCGACTGAAGCTCGAGAATCTCTGGAACGGAATGGCAAATTCATCCGCGGCCACCAATCACCGGGCATCCACCAAAATCACCGGGCATCTCCTCTTCATCAGGCGCATCTGGAACACGCTTAGTTCCCTCCTCAGGCGCATCTGGAACACGCTTAGTTCCCTCCAAAATCTCCGCCACTCGGTTGCCAACAAACTGCTTGTACTGGCGGTGGGTGCTGCCGATCCATCTCAGCACCGTCTTTGAGTCCGTCCAGAACACCGTCTCGCTGATGTCCACACTGTGCTCCTCCTGGACAGTGTTCATCAGTCTGGTTCCAAGAACCGCTGCCTGCAGCTCCAACCTTGGGATCGACATCGTTCTCATCGGCGCGCACTTCGTCTTTGCGCACACGAAGCTAACCATCACGTTGTCATCCTCGTACGTATCCGGGTCTCGATCGTCGTTGCCATCTCTCCAAAGGAATCGTTGGGAACATCGATCCTCGGGTCGGATCAGCACTTGGTGGAACATCTCCTTGATGTCACCGCAGACTCCGACTGCTCCTTCCCTGAAGTGGAAGAGCACGGCTGGCAAGGGCTTGTAATGCTGAGGCCCCTTGTCCAGCGCCGAATTTAGCGAGGTTCCTCCAACCTTGGCTGCAGCATCGAACACAAGCCGGACCTTACCGGGCTTGTTCGGGTTTTCGACACCAAAATGTGGCAAATACCATAGCCGGTCGCTCGTCACCGCGACCTCATCCTGCTGCAGCTTCCTCGCATATCCTTTGGATACGTAATCATTGATGATACGATCGTATTCCAGCGCCAACTGCCCGTTGCGCTTCAACTTCTTCTCCACATTGATCAGCCGTCTGTGCGCCATCTCATAGCTCCGTGGCAGCACAGCGTAGTCGTCCTTCCAGAGTAATCCCGTCTGGTAGCGACGCCCCACTTTCACCGTGGTATCTTCGAGGATCCTTTGTGCCCGCGCGTCATCGCTGCCTGCGACCTGTGGCGCGAGCTTCACACCAAAGCTTTCCATCTCGAAGTAGTTCTCCACCATCTTTTCCATCGTATCATCCATTGACACGGCTAGAAGGCAGGACTTCGGTGACGGCGTAGTCGATTGCCCACTTACTGGCCCAAACACAACCCATCCAAGCTCGGTTGCGGCCGCATACGGTCCCTCTCTGGCAAACCGCCTCGTCCTAAGTCCGATGAGGAACTTAGGCACCACGTTGATGTAGGGCTTCATCGGCAGACGCGCATCCTTATGCACGCCCTGGACATCTCGTCGACCTAACGTCTGCATTGGCAGACTCAGGCTCGAAACGGAGTACACGTTCCTTAAAGCGTGGCGAGTGGGCTTCCCAGCTCCACTTATCTCTAGGCTCACCACGTTTCTGGGCTCTTTGCTGGCCCTTCCTCCAAAACATTGTATATTCAGCTGTCGATGTACGCCTCGCACTCCCAGATTCCTCCGTAGCTCGTCATCGATCATCGTGACGGAGGATCCTTCATGTAAGAGCGCGTATGTATCCACCTGGCGACCAGCTCCGTACAGCGTTACTGGCAGTATACGGAACAGAAGTCGGCCTCCCTCGGCGTCAACGCAGTTTAAGTTCCTCTGCACGGGCGCCTCCGCTGGCTGCGGGGCCCTTATCTCCAGGCTGTTTCTGGGGACAGCCGACTGTAGGCTCCCCTCGTGGTCCCTGTAACCACCTCGTGGCGAAGACCTCCTGTCCGGGCCGCGTCTGGAAACTGCTGACTGCTGGTTTCCTCCGTTGTGGCTCCTGAAGCCACCTCGCTGCGCCGGCCATCTTCGCTCCTCGTCCGCACCATGTAGCAGACGGTGATGCAATCTGCGGCATCCGTTGATCTGGCACTCGCCATGTACATCGCAGGTTCTGGTCGTATGTCCACTCCGTAAGCATGTGAAGCAGAGCCGATGCCTCCTCACCATGCTCCACCTACCCGGTGGCGAAGCTCCAATGAACTCCCTGCAGCTCGTCGCAGCATGTTGCCCTCCACAAATTGGACAACCTCCATGCCGATCATCCTGTTGATCGCATCCGTTCTGGTCGACGCTCGCATGTAGAACTCGACGCCTCGGCTCCTTTCCCTCGACGTCCAAAACCGTACACACGACGTTTGCGTACTCCTGCAGCCACACGCTGAAGTGCGCCACAGTGGGAAAGGGTTCGATCGATGCAGCGTGCCTGGCCCAGTCTACTCGCTTGCTCGTAGGAAGCTTTGCCACAAGCTCCTCCATTAGCGTTGGGTTCCGCAGGTGCTGTTCCGCCTTCGCTGACTGCAAGAAGGCCGTGAGGTTACTCACTCGGGTTGCGAAGGGAACGATCCTCGCCAGGTGCTGCTCCGAAATCGGCGGCACCTCTCGCACGCTGTTCAGCTGGCTGCGTATAAGCTGCTCCGGTCGGCCGAACCTAAAGCGCAGCTGCTCCATCACGGCGCTGACGTTCCCAGGGTGAATCAGCAGCGACTTCACTGTCTCGCGTGCTTCATCCTTCAGCGCCTTCAACAACCTCTGGTTGTTCTCCAAGTCTGTGCAGTTGTATGCTTGGGTCGTCTCCACAAACGCACAGTTAAAGATCGGCCACTCCTCGGGCTGCCCTCCAAATACAGGCAGGTCCGGAAGCTTCCTTGGCCCGTACACTCTTTGGGATTCATTCGGCGTTATCGGGGCGTAGGACCCAACAAATGGCGATGCTGTTGCCACGTTGTGGGTGCTCCCGCCCGGTAGCACGAATTCATGCGCTGTCTGCGCAACACTTGTAGCACACAGTGGCTCCACAAAATGATTGCTAGTCGTTAGCAATGGCGGTCCACTCCAAGATGGCGGCAGCGTGCAGGCCGCACTGCTCGCACCGACACCGCTATGTGGGACCGGCCCGACCCCGTTAGTTGAGGCCTCACCGTTAGATGTGGCTAATGGCGGTCCGCTCCAAGATGGCGGCCACCCCGACGCTCCACTGTTGGCGCCATCTGCGCTTGGGCCAACTGCGATTGGCGCGCAATTGGCGGTGCTCACACTGTTCAGGGCTTTAACCTGCTTTAGCTCCTCCTCCAACGCCGCGATCCTTTTCAAAAGGTCCGACGTGAGGGACTGGTTCGTCTCCGGCTCTGATCCCGCAGCTGTGACAGCAGTACTCCTCGGTTGGGACGCTACTGTAGTCACCGTAGTGGCTGGGCTAGAAATGGCCGCCGCCGAGGTTATGTTCACTCGCGGCCGGTTTTCTGCTCCACTACTCACTGGCTGCTGATCCGCTCGCGCTGCTGTAGGGGTGGCTTCCCCTCCTCTCAGCCGCGAGCTCCTCTTCGGGGAATGCTGCATCCTAACAGGTCCAAATGCGGCGCTGCCTCAGCGCTCTCCAAAATGGCGGCACCTGTGCCTTCTGGCCGCTGGCTGCGGCGTTGTCTTGCATCATATGGAGTTGCCTTGTTAACGACTACCCCACACGCGTAGGTCCGAAGAGAGGGTGAACTTTAAGGGCGGCGTGCGCCTGGTGGCGCTCGATTGGTGCGATCGGGGCGATCGTTTTATTCTGTTAACAATTCAAATCAGCCTCATACATTTCAAACTAACTTAATCTTACCGCAGTGTGCCCTCCTACGATTCACAAGACAATGAAAGGCACAATTTATGGCGGCATCCATTAAACCGATATTAGTAGGCCCGCACTTCAAGGGCCAAGAAATCCATACGAGATCggataaattaacaaatactAGATTTCTCTTACAATACTTAGTCTACCTATCGATTACAATGTTCGACCGTCGACAAGGCCTGAACAATAATAAAGCTATAATGTTTCTTGGTGTCGTCGAGACCAGATGTAAAAATTCTATCTCTAAAATTGGGATCTTTTGTTTTCACCTCTGCAATAATTTCTAGTTAGGTAacttttatacccgttactcgtagagtataagggtatacaagattcatcggaaagtatgtaacaggcagaaaaaagcgtttccgaccctataaagtatatatattcttgatcaggatcactagctgagtcgatctagccatgtccgtctgtctgtctgtgcgtaagaacgctgagatctcggaaactataagagcaaGGCTATTGGTTATTGGCATGCAGGTTCCTGAACTTCCTGCGCAACGCAATTTTgtttctaacgcccacaaaccgcccaaaaacTGTGTTTTTTACAgatttaatgctagaataaaaatttgaactcaaattaattgttttaatcaatacctatcgattgatccaaacaaaaatttggcacgcccactGTTCAATCAAATACACAAAAATTGTCGTTTTCAATCTTTATTCTGCGTTTCAATTTTGTGCTTTACTAGCTCGTCTACTTTTCTTAATTGTTTTCTTCAAATTGCCAGTATGACCATCACAACAAATCAAActtcttttcttttaaatttaaataaaaataccaaaaacaatacatatttttctcaacttaaataataaatcCTTACATCCGCCCTTCCCGTGAATCGTCTTGGATTCATTACTTAACTGAAGTTCAATTAACTTGGATGTTGGCCGTCGTAGCAAGTTATCTTCAGTTTTGAACTCGGCAGAACGAACTTATTGATCCTTTCCGACAAACACCTATATGACTCTTCCTTTTTTCCAAGTACTTCTCGGTGCAGTGGCGTCCATTACAAGTACTAAGTCGTCAACTTGAAATGGAGTTGTTTTATGATACCATTTAGTTGTACACATGAGTTGAGGGAGATTCTCAACTATCAGCCTCTTCCATAAGCGCTCTTTAAGGGCTTGAGCGAAGTGTTTTGGAGTCAAAGGCTCTTCTGCTTCATTTGTTAAGGGTATTTCAGTTAAAGGTCGCGCATTCAGAATGTTTTCCGCTTCTATCAATACTGACTGAAGAGTCTCAACTCGTCGGTAAATATCGCATAAAGTTTTCATCAACAATCCTTTATGATTCGAATTAACCATTCGCAACACCCACCGGCGCTAGGTTGAAGATCCATTTAGTACCCTTTTGAGCCGCTTCGTTCGCTATAGTATCGAAATCCAACAAACTATCATGAACCTTCAGCTATTAGCACCGATCAAGTTTGTGCCGATATCGCTTCGAATAATTACAGGTGTACTCCTACGGTTGATGAAATTTTGTAGACAGATTATAAATGCATCTGTCGAAAGGTCTGCAGCTAGTTCAAGATGAGTTGCTCTGCATGTCATTCAAGTAAACATAACTGCCCAGCGACCGACTGATACGGTTAGTGGACCAAACAAATCCACCCCTGTATATGTTAATGGGCTAACGTAGGGCGTCAGCCGATCAGGTGGCAATGGTGGTTTTCGGTAATCCTCGGTCTATGATACATCTAGAGCATTCAGGCGTTACATTGTTGAGCAATTTCCGGAATCCAAAACTTTTGTCGACTTTCGTTGATTATAACCGCCTGATTTTGATGATGATATTTTACATAAAGTATGTCATGATAATGGTGGACACTTTGTGACCTGTCGGAAGCAGATTAGGTCGCCGTGTTGAGCTTTGTAGATATGATGCCTCATCTATTCGATCCGCGGGGTGTAGAATGCCATCTGTCTCTATGTAAGCCGAAAGTCCATAAATTGCACTATCCTTTGACAGCACTTTGTTGTTTAGCTATGACGTAATCTCATTTGCGTATGCCTTTTGCTGCACCAGTCTACATATCTCGATTTCGGCATCAAATAGTTCGTTGGCAGTCAAAAATCCTCTATTGGATGCAAGTTTAAGCCAAATTCTTTCTACACGCATTACCCAGACTAAAACACGCTTTAGATTACTGTAAGAAGAGAATGGATGAAAATCTATTACTGAGACTACTACCTGATAATTTCGTTCGCAAAGTTCCTCTTCCAATGGATCCCTTGAAGCTTTGTCAATCATCTGTGGCCAGTCTGAACGTGGCGATTTCAAGAAGCTTGTACcaacccttcagttccaaaaaaaaagtttcacttgtgaatcaccttgtgaatcccgtgggacatgtcctcttgcacaagtgaagaacaagtgacgctccatatagaaaattgtatgggatgtccgcattttcacaagtgaaaattcaaatgaaaatttttcgaagtcctacgggatttcacttgttccttatactcatttttcgtatggcctgtcacgtgccggtgactcgtcccaagtgaatcacttgggaaaatcagaatttttccttgagttttcacttgtgaaatcacttgcaagggacacgtcccaagtgaaacacttgggaaaatcagaatttttccttgagttgtcacttgtgaaatcacttgcaagggacacgtcccaagtgaatcacttgtgaaaatcagaatttttccttgagttttcaattaaaaaaatatagaatttaattcatttcattttaattcattttaattatatggtactatttagattttcaaaaattgtacaattattgtttctgtttttttgcttcgtaagcttatttttaacgttagacatcgccgttcttaaacctttgtccgggtcctctgaatccttggccaacgctcctgaaaaaacatatgtttaaaaaatgcgttttatttgtttaattgtatatttaccttttatagcttgttgcagaatttttattggcacaaaacatttcgtcatccactttcggctaacggaacccattgaataccttcaaaatttacgtactttaaactaagatcaatgcacaacatcttaaacttaatgtagcacttacctgactttattatattaactaaacgattaaagtaactctgctgcgcaccattaaaattgatgcttccctttcaatcactcaaacagaatgcaccaagtcttctcacccctttactagatttcttttgttttctcttcgctgttggcgcgtgccactgcacctataccctttctaaagtaaaatatatccgactatatagtttttacttcttgagtaaaaaatacaatacgatttttttttaaatgttaatacttaaatgttttaaatacttaaatcaattttaacggactaaatttctataacttaactataaaattatattgtaataagaatgtataataagtaaatataacattataagtaaattcaatttactaaattttactataatcaaatagtttacttttataaaacaatattagttgtttttttcgatacacaataatgctcctaaaatattagggcattcacatgtcgctgctccACGGCTCCCCCCGCCTTGCCGCTTCTGCGGAGGCATTATTTCTTCGATCGAACATCTTCTCGATACCGGCCAGGCTTTAAATCATACACgattttccatttttggaTCCGTCACCGTTCCATCCTCCCTTCTCACATCCCCCTCCATACCAAACATCAAAAAATTGAAAGAATACATTACTACAGTTCATCTCCGAATTTAGATATCGTAATTTAGCTTAAACAGCCGGGCCGAAGGACTTTAGCTTCCAGCGCCccttctttctttttaaatattaattttagtattatatactagctttaatttgttaaaa encodes:
- the LOC118879093 gene encoding uncharacterized protein, which codes for MQHSPKRSSRLRGGEATPTAARADQQPVSSGAENRPRVNITSAAAISSPATTVTTVASQPRSTAVTAAGSEPETNQSLTSDLLKRIAALEEELKQVKALNSVSTANCAPIAVGPSADGANSGASGWPPSWSGPPLATSNGEASTNGVGPVPHSGVGASSAACTLPPSWSGPPLLTTSNHFVEPLCATSVAQTAHEFVLPGGSTHNVATASPFVGSYAPITPNESQRVYGPRKLPDLPVFGGQPEEWPIFNCAFVETTQAYNCTDLENNQRLLKALKDEARETVKSLLIHPGNVSAVMEQLRFRFGRPEQLIRSQLNSVREVPPISEQHLARIVPFATRVSNLTAFLQSAKAEQHLRNPTLMEELVAKLPTSKRVDWARHAASIEPFPTVAHFSVWLQEYANVVCTVLDVEGKEPRRRVLHASVDQNGCDQQDDRHGGCPICGGQHAATSCREFIGASPPGRWSMVRRHRLCFTCLRSGHTTRTCDVHGECQINGCRRLHHRLLHGADEERRWPAQRGGFRSHNGGNQQSAVSRRGPDRRSSPRGGYRDHEGSLQSAVPRNSLEIRAPQPAEAPVQRNLNCVDAEGGRLLFRILPVTLYGAGRQVDTYALLHEGSSVTMIDDELRRNLGVRGVHRQLNIQCFGGRASKEPRNVVSLEISGAGKPTRHALRNVYSVSSLSLPMQTLGRRDVQGVHKDARLPMKPYINVVPKFLIGLRTRRFAREGPYAAATELGWVVFGPVSGQSTTPSPKSCLLAVSMDDTMEKMVENYFEMESFGVKLAPQVAGSDDARAQRILEDTTVKVGRRYQTGLLWKDDYAVLPRSYEMAHRRLINVEKKLKRNGQLALEYDRIINDYVSKGYARKLQQDEVAVTSDRLWYLPHFGVENPNKPGKVRLVFDAAAKVGGTSLNSALDKGPQHYKPLPAVLFHFREGAVGVCGDIKEMFHQVLIRPEDRCSQRFLWRDGNDDRDPDTYEDDNVMVSFVCAKTKCAPMRTMSIPRLELQAAVLGTRLMNTVQEEHSVDISETVFWTDSKTVLRWIGSTHRQYKQFVGNRVAEILEGTKRVPDAPEEGTKRVPDAPDEEEMPGDFGGCPVIGGRG
- the LOC118879094 gene encoding uncharacterized protein, whose protein sequence is MPYSARRPVILSHRHSLTDFIVRHFHAQMKHQNVDATIAQIRTRFWVTKMRRVLKEVISSCNECKLQRSRPMPPIMGPLPEDRLEAGGWPFKYTGLDYFGPLLVTVSRHREKRWVALFTCLTTRAIHLEMAHDLSTDSCITAIRNFVCRRGPVHRLRSDNGKNFVGADREAKRFGDVFETERIQSELSSRSIEWDFNCPSNPSEGGVWERMVQCVKRVLRHTLKEVAPRDHVLESFLIEAENVVNSRPLTHLPVDADQEAPLTPNDLLKGAANLPNTPGLDAELPKEGSTRKQWRIARMLRDRLWRRCVLEYLPTLVRREKWCRRTEPIRQGDMVFVCDPALPRREWRKGIVEEVYSGADGVVRRATVRVNDNGLSRTMLRPVSKLAVLDLSEAVLHGVGDVDGRTL